In one window of Ferriphaselus amnicola DNA:
- a CDS encoding ATP-binding cassette domain-containing protein, which translates to MNNVITARQLRKAYAGLTVVDGLDLTIRRGECFGLLGPNGAGKTTTLRLLLGLIQPDSGELSLLGEPVPERAREARLKIGVVPQMDNLDPDFTVAENLLVYGRYFGMKDAEIEARIPALLEFANLTNKRDAKVPTLSGGMKRRLTLARALVNDPDIIFLDEPTTGLDPQARHLIWQRLRELTAQGKTLLLTTHFMDEAERLCHRLAVMDHGRLITEGSPRELIEQNIEPQVVEVFGEGVETWVAEHAADYAARYEISGETAFCYVTDAAPLLAHLHGHPTLRFLHRPANLEDVFLKLTGREMRE; encoded by the coding sequence GTGAATAATGTCATTACCGCACGCCAATTGCGCAAGGCCTACGCTGGCCTGACTGTGGTGGATGGACTTGATTTGACCATCCGGCGTGGCGAGTGCTTCGGCCTGCTCGGCCCCAACGGTGCAGGCAAAACCACAACGCTGCGTCTGCTGCTGGGGCTGATCCAGCCGGATAGTGGCGAGCTGTCGTTGCTGGGCGAGCCAGTACCCGAGCGCGCCCGCGAGGCGCGGCTGAAGATCGGCGTGGTGCCGCAGATGGACAACCTCGACCCGGATTTCACCGTGGCCGAGAATCTGCTGGTATATGGCCGCTACTTCGGCATGAAGGACGCCGAGATCGAAGCGCGCATCCCCGCGCTGCTCGAATTCGCCAATCTGACCAATAAACGTGATGCCAAAGTGCCGACGCTTTCCGGCGGCATGAAACGGCGGCTGACGCTGGCGCGTGCGCTGGTCAACGATCCCGACATCATCTTCCTCGACGAGCCGACTACCGGCCTCGACCCGCAGGCACGTCACCTGATCTGGCAGCGCCTGCGCGAACTCACCGCGCAGGGCAAGACGCTGCTACTCACCACCCACTTCATGGACGAGGCCGAGCGCCTATGTCATCGCTTGGCGGTGATGGATCACGGTCGCCTCATCACCGAAGGCAGCCCGCGCGAGTTGATCGAACAAAACATCGAGCCGCAGGTGGTGGAAGTGTTCGGCGAAGGCGTGGAAACGTGGGTGGCCGAACACGCAGCCGATTACGCCGCGCGCTACGAGATCAGCGGCGAAACCGCGTTCTGCTACGTCACCGATGCTGCGCCGTTGCTGGCCCATCTGCATGGGCATCCGACGCTGCGCTTTTTGCACCGTCCGGCGAATCTGGAAGATGTGTTCTTGAAATTGACGGGGCGGGAGATGCGGGAATGA
- a CDS encoding efflux RND transporter periplasmic adaptor subunit: MRLSSVLSGRRKYLAALLLVGVIGGAWFVSRPEPLKVAVATVERGTVEASVSNTRAGTVKACRRAKLAPPAGGQIAAMKVKKGQRVKAGEVLLELWNTDLQAQRGLAAEQLLAAKTQASDSCALADTAHRDVERARDLAKQGFYSPQSLDRSEAEARSRVAACEVARNGLKQAQSRIALSDATLERMVLRAPFDGIVADLSGELGEYATPSPPGIPTLPAVDLIDDSCLYVSAPIDEVDAGHLKVGQIGRITLDALKGKSYEGRVRRIAPYVTEIEKQARTVEVEVEFTPPPATDTLLVGYSADVELVHQSHPNVLRIPTQALQDGKRVLLLRADGVLEDRIVTVGLGNWSHTEISAGLQAGDRIVTSFDGEGVKAGARAQAETALPAK; encoded by the coding sequence GTGAGACTGTCTAGCGTGTTGTCGGGCCGCAGGAAATATCTGGCAGCGTTGTTGCTGGTCGGCGTGATCGGCGGCGCGTGGTTCGTTTCGCGTCCTGAGCCACTGAAGGTGGCGGTGGCGACGGTTGAACGCGGCACAGTCGAAGCGTCGGTGAGCAACACTCGCGCCGGGACGGTGAAAGCCTGCCGCCGCGCCAAGCTAGCTCCGCCTGCCGGAGGCCAGATTGCCGCGATGAAGGTGAAAAAAGGCCAGCGAGTGAAAGCGGGCGAGGTGTTGCTGGAGCTGTGGAACACTGACCTGCAAGCACAGCGCGGTCTGGCTGCCGAGCAATTGCTGGCGGCCAAGACTCAGGCGAGCGATAGCTGCGCTTTGGCGGATACGGCGCATCGGGATGTCGAGCGTGCGCGCGACTTGGCCAAGCAAGGCTTCTACTCCCCGCAATCACTGGACCGGTCCGAGGCTGAAGCGCGTTCACGAGTGGCGGCGTGCGAAGTGGCTAGGAACGGCCTGAAGCAGGCGCAGTCGCGCATCGCTTTGTCTGATGCGACGCTAGAACGCATGGTGCTGCGTGCACCGTTCGACGGCATCGTGGCCGACCTCAGCGGCGAGCTGGGCGAATACGCCACGCCGTCGCCGCCCGGAATCCCAACGTTGCCCGCCGTCGATCTGATCGACGATAGCTGTCTTTACGTCAGCGCGCCCATCGACGAAGTGGACGCGGGGCATCTCAAAGTCGGCCAGATCGGACGCATCACGCTGGATGCGCTCAAGGGCAAATCCTACGAAGGCCGTGTGCGCCGCATCGCGCCGTATGTCACCGAGATCGAGAAACAGGCACGCACGGTCGAAGTCGAGGTCGAGTTCACCCCGCCGCCCGCGACCGATACGCTGCTGGTAGGCTACAGCGCCGATGTGGAACTCGTGCATCAGAGCCATCCCAACGTGTTGCGTATTCCCACACAGGCTTTGCAGGACGGCAAGCGCGTGTTGCTACTGCGCGCCGATGGCGTGTTGGAAGATCGCATCGTGACGGTTGGACTGGGTAACTGGAGCCACACCGAGATCAGCGCCGGATTGCAAGCTGGCGATCGAATCGTCACCTCGTTCGACGGCGAGGGTGTGAAAGCGGGCGCGCGCGCCCAAGCGGAAACCGCGCTGCCTGCCAAATGA
- a CDS encoding UbiH/UbiF family hydroxylase, which produces MEFDVIIVGGGLVGASLAASLKSSGLSLALVEGQTAAFSHAGWDSRIYAITPGNVEFLKECGSWQRQDMSRVQPVEAMRVFGDDDSELEFSAYEIGAPELTFILENRLMQEALWETILDQDNLTLFNPARCAALDLGLDAATLTLEDGRELRAKLVVGADGRDSWVRKQAGMDEAPTPYQQHGVVANFRCEKPHRGVAYQWFSPDSILAYLPLPQQMMSMVWSVLPEKSAELLKLSPEDLCAQVAAAGHHTLGELELVTPPSSFALRILRLPHIVKPRLALVGDAAHNVHPLAGQGVNLGFRDARELAQTLLARGPQRDCGDYALLRRYDRARQEDIFSMLTTTDALKKLFCNADPLLRKVRNLGLSATNHLTPAKRMLARHALI; this is translated from the coding sequence ATGGAGTTCGATGTCATCATCGTCGGCGGCGGTCTGGTCGGTGCCAGTTTGGCGGCCTCGCTCAAGTCCAGTGGCTTGAGTTTGGCGCTGGTCGAGGGGCAAACGGCGGCGTTCTCCCATGCAGGCTGGGACAGCCGTATCTATGCTATCACCCCCGGCAATGTCGAATTCCTCAAGGAGTGCGGCTCTTGGCAGCGCCAGGATATGAGCCGCGTGCAGCCGGTCGAGGCGATGCGCGTGTTCGGTGATGATGACTCCGAGCTGGAATTCAGCGCCTACGAGATCGGCGCGCCGGAACTCACCTTCATCCTCGAAAATCGTTTGATGCAGGAAGCGCTGTGGGAAACCATCCTCGACCAAGACAACCTGACCCTGTTCAACCCCGCCCGCTGTGCCGCACTCGATCTTGGCCTAGATGCCGCTACGCTCACACTGGAGGACGGGCGCGAACTGCGTGCAAAACTCGTGGTCGGCGCGGATGGTCGCGACTCGTGGGTGCGCAAGCAGGCGGGCATGGACGAAGCGCCGACACCGTATCAGCAGCACGGCGTGGTCGCCAATTTCCGCTGCGAAAAGCCGCATCGCGGCGTGGCCTACCAGTGGTTCAGCCCCGACAGCATCCTCGCTTATCTCCCTTTGCCGCAGCAGATGATGTCGATGGTGTGGTCGGTGTTGCCGGAGAAATCGGCGGAATTGCTCAAACTCTCGCCTGAAGACCTCTGTGCTCAGGTTGCCGCTGCCGGACATCACACCTTGGGTGAGCTGGAGTTGGTGACGCCTCCCTCCTCCTTTGCGCTGCGCATCCTGCGTTTGCCGCACATCGTCAAGCCACGTTTGGCGCTGGTGGGCGATGCTGCACATAACGTGCATCCGCTGGCGGGCCAAGGAGTGAATCTCGGCTTCCGTGATGCGCGTGAATTGGCGCAGACCTTGTTGGCGCGCGGCCCGCAGCGCGATTGCGGCGATTACGCGCTACTGCGTCGCTACGACCGTGCGCGGCAGGAAGATATCTTTTCCATGCTGACCACCACCGACGCGCTGAAAAAGTTATTTTGCAACGCTGACCCCTTGCTACGCAAAGTGCGTAACCTCGGCTTGTCCGCGACCAACCATTTAACGCCAGCCAAGCGTATGTTGGCGCGTCACGCTCTAATCTAG
- a CDS encoding (2Fe-2S) ferredoxin domain-containing protein: protein MSFYDKHVFFCTNQREPGEGCCNDLGAQGMRDYTKDKVKALGLPNIRINSAGCLGRCDLGPVLVVYPEETWYTYLDESDLDEIIDSHLKNGQVVERLKV from the coding sequence ATGAGCTTTTACGACAAACACGTGTTCTTCTGTACCAATCAGCGCGAGCCCGGTGAAGGGTGTTGCAACGACCTCGGCGCGCAAGGCATGCGCGATTACACCAAGGATAAGGTCAAAGCACTCGGCCTGCCTAACATCCGCATCAACTCGGCGGGCTGTCTGGGGCGCTGCGATCTCGGGCCCGTGCTCGTGGTCTATCCCGAAGAGACTTGGTACACCTATCTGGATGAATCCGATCTGGACGAGATCATTGACTCCCATCTGAAGAACGGCCAAGTGGTCGAGCGGCTGAAGGTCTGA
- a CDS encoding DUF4197 domain-containing protein has protein sequence MRILLLCFLLLTSPFVNALGLADLSNKDAASGLKQALTQGAGNAVATLGKADGFMGNPKVKIPLPDSLQQVDSLLRTFGGGKYADELVLTMNRAAEAAVPEAKALLIKSVKDMSVQDAKGILTGGDTAATEYFRGKTRAPLAAKFLPIVQKATAKVGLAQKYDQFAGKAASYGLLDENQANIEKYVTQKALDGLYLMIAEEEKAIRKDPVGQASSLLSKVFGAIGR, from the coding sequence ATGCGTATCTTGTTGCTATGTTTTCTGTTGCTCACCAGTCCATTCGTCAATGCACTCGGCCTTGCCGACCTTTCCAACAAGGACGCCGCCTCCGGTCTGAAGCAGGCGCTTACTCAGGGTGCGGGCAACGCGGTCGCCACACTGGGCAAGGCCGATGGTTTCATGGGCAATCCCAAGGTCAAGATCCCGCTGCCAGATTCGCTGCAACAGGTGGATAGCCTGCTGCGCACTTTCGGCGGCGGCAAGTATGCCGACGAGCTGGTGCTAACCATGAACCGTGCCGCTGAAGCTGCCGTGCCGGAAGCCAAGGCATTGTTGATCAAGTCGGTCAAGGACATGAGCGTGCAGGATGCCAAAGGTATCTTGACCGGCGGCGATACGGCGGCGACCGAATATTTCCGTGGCAAGACGCGCGCACCGCTGGCGGCGAAGTTCTTGCCTATCGTGCAAAAAGCCACCGCCAAGGTCGGTCTAGCCCAGAAATACGACCAGTTCGCAGGCAAGGCGGCGAGCTACGGTTTGCTGGACGAGAATCAGGCCAACATCGAGAAATACGTCACCCAGAAGGCGTTGGATGGCTTGTACCTGATGATCGCCGAAGAGGAAAAAGCCATCCGCAAAGACCCGGTCGGGCAGGCCAGCAGCTTGCTGTCCAAGGTGTTCGGAGCCATCGGGAGATAG
- a CDS encoding ABC transporter ATP-binding protein has translation MIELEHVCRSFTVGDQQVAALRDLSVNIGAGEYVSIMGPSGSGKSTLLNMIGLLDRPTSGTYRLDGMDVTALNEEEQARVRRDKIGFVFQFFHLVPRLSAAMNIELPLILAGVPPEERKPRVAELLDSYGLSNRADHRPEQLSGGQRQRVAIARATIMRPAVLLADEPTGNLDRATGREVMALLEGLVERGVTLILVTHDHEIGDRAGRSLVMVDGQLESDSKRVAP, from the coding sequence ATGATCGAACTGGAGCACGTCTGCCGTAGTTTCACGGTCGGCGACCAGCAAGTCGCCGCGCTGCGCGACCTGAGTGTGAACATCGGTGCGGGCGAATACGTGTCCATCATGGGGCCGTCCGGCTCCGGCAAATCTACCCTGCTCAACATGATCGGCCTGCTCGACCGTCCGACCTCCGGTACCTATCGGCTGGACGGGATGGATGTGACCGCGCTGAATGAAGAGGAGCAGGCGCGGGTGCGGCGCGACAAGATCGGTTTCGTGTTCCAGTTCTTCCATCTCGTGCCGCGTTTGTCTGCTGCCATGAACATCGAGTTGCCGCTGATCTTGGCGGGCGTGCCGCCAGAGGAGCGTAAGCCGCGCGTGGCTGAGTTGCTAGACAGCTACGGCCTGAGCAATCGCGCCGATCACCGTCCCGAACAGCTCTCCGGCGGCCAGCGCCAACGCGTCGCCATCGCTCGCGCCACCATCATGCGCCCCGCCGTGCTGCTGGCCGACGAGCCGACCGGCAATCTGGATCGTGCCACGGGCCGCGAAGTGATGGCGCTGCTGGAAGGCTTGGTCGAGCGCGGCGTGACGCTGATTTTGGTGACCCACGATCACGAGATCGGCGACCGCGCTGGGCGCAGTCTGGTGATGGTGGACGGGCAACTGGAGTCGGACTCGAAGCGCGTCGCGCCATGA
- a CDS encoding ABC transporter permease, with translation MNFADTLQFASGSLRGARTRTLLMMLAMAIGVAAVVILTALGEGARRYVVGQFSSLGSNLVIVFPGRTETAGVSPGMLLGQIPRELILEDAQALMRSTAIRRYAPLAIGVAQASNGALNREVVVLGSTASLLAIRHMVMGEGSFLPEGDTRIASPVCVLGTKISRELFGTQRAVGSWLRLGDRRYRVIGILAGQGMSMGFNTDEVVIVPVASAHQLFNTRSLLRILIEAKSRDQIIAARDEAERILTERHGERDVTVVTQDAVLATFDRILSALTLAVGGIASISLAVAGILIMNVMLIAVSQRTQEIGLLKALGAPPAQIRKLFFIEAALLSLLASLAGWVLGEIGSFIIGRLYPTLPVGAPWWAVLAALVTALGTGILFSVMPARRAAQLDPVLALARR, from the coding sequence ATGAATTTCGCTGACACCCTCCAGTTCGCTTCCGGCAGTTTGCGCGGCGCGCGCACGCGAACTTTGCTGATGATGCTGGCGATGGCCATCGGGGTAGCGGCAGTCGTTATCCTCACTGCGCTAGGCGAAGGTGCGCGGCGCTACGTGGTCGGGCAATTCTCATCTCTGGGCAGCAATCTGGTGATCGTGTTCCCCGGGCGCACCGAAACAGCAGGCGTATCGCCCGGCATGCTGCTCGGACAGATCCCGCGCGAACTGATCCTTGAGGATGCTCAAGCCCTGATGCGCAGCACCGCTATCCGCCGCTATGCCCCGCTCGCCATCGGTGTGGCGCAAGCCTCGAACGGCGCGCTCAACCGCGAAGTCGTGGTGCTGGGCTCGACCGCCTCGTTACTGGCGATCCGCCACATGGTCATGGGCGAGGGCAGCTTCCTGCCGGAAGGTGACACCCGCATCGCCTCGCCGGTGTGCGTGCTGGGCACTAAGATCAGCCGCGAACTGTTCGGCACCCAGCGCGCGGTGGGGAGCTGGCTGCGGCTGGGCGACCGGCGCTATCGCGTCATCGGCATTCTGGCGGGGCAGGGCATGTCCATGGGCTTCAACACCGACGAAGTCGTCATCGTGCCGGTCGCCTCTGCCCACCAACTGTTCAACACCCGTTCGCTGCTGCGCATCCTGATTGAAGCCAAGAGTCGCGACCAGATCATCGCGGCGCGCGACGAGGCCGAGCGCATCCTGACCGAGCGCCACGGCGAACGCGACGTGACCGTGGTGACGCAGGACGCCGTGCTCGCCACTTTCGACCGCATCCTCAGCGCACTGACGCTGGCCGTCGGCGGCATCGCTAGCATCAGTTTGGCCGTGGCCGGCATCCTCATCATGAACGTCATGCTGATCGCCGTGTCGCAGCGCACGCAAGAGATCGGCTTGCTCAAGGCGCTGGGCGCGCCGCCCGCGCAGATACGGAAGCTGTTCTTCATCGAAGCCGCCTTGCTGTCGTTGCTCGCCAGCTTGGCCGGATGGGTGCTGGGCGAGATCGGCAGCTTCATCATCGGCCGCCTCTATCCGACCTTGCCGGTTGGCGCACCTTGGTGGGCGGTGCTGGCCGCACTCGTGACGGCACTCGGCACCGGCATCCTGTTCAGCGTCATGCCCGCCCGTCGCGCCGCACAGCTCGATCCGGTGTTGGCGCTGGCGCGGAGGTGA
- a CDS encoding alpha/beta hydrolase: MAERRKFTIPGPAGALEGVVHLPEGEPRAIAVVAHPLPIDGGTMDNKVVTTLTNTFVDLGCAAFRFNFRGVGGSAGEFTGGDGELDDLIAVAHFAYDQFGDLPLILSGFSFGGNVAARAAQSLKPRHLVLVGPAVHRFAAPMTELSSDMPHVAQETLLIHGEKDEIVSLADVLVWAAPQQFPVVVVPDTGHFFHKRLPLLASLVRRHFEGVAL; encoded by the coding sequence ATGGCAGAGCGCCGCAAGTTCACCATTCCCGGCCCAGCGGGTGCGCTGGAAGGGGTCGTTCATCTGCCGGAAGGTGAGCCGCGCGCCATCGCGGTGGTCGCACATCCGTTGCCGATCGACGGTGGCACGATGGACAACAAGGTGGTGACGACATTGACCAACACCTTTGTTGATCTCGGCTGCGCTGCGTTCCGTTTCAACTTTCGCGGCGTGGGCGGCAGCGCGGGTGAGTTCACCGGCGGTGATGGCGAGCTGGACGACCTGATCGCAGTGGCGCATTTCGCTTACGACCAATTCGGCGACCTGCCGCTGATCTTGTCCGGCTTCTCTTTCGGCGGCAACGTCGCCGCCCGTGCCGCGCAGTCGCTCAAGCCGCGCCATCTGGTGCTGGTCGGCCCAGCTGTCCATCGCTTTGCCGCACCCATGACCGAGCTCAGTTCCGACATGCCACACGTTGCCCAGGAAACGCTGCTTATCCACGGCGAAAAAGATGAGATCGTCAGTCTCGCCGATGTGCTGGTGTGGGCAGCCCCGCAACAGTTTCCGGTCGTGGTCGTGCCCGATACCGGCCACTTCTTCCACAAGCGGCTGCCACTGCTAGCCTCACTGGTTCGACGACATTTTGAAGGCGTAGCGCTGTGA
- a CDS encoding VanZ family protein, which yields MIEVFERQHAAELPDLPHTRLRLYLLATYILFIVYVSLSPFSHWKDLGLSFHDVLVAPLLQTYTWFDALVNVLAYLPLGLLLGLILRAYLGTGWSVVLALLGGAALSSMMEFTQLFLPSRTSSNLDLLTNVGGTLGGALLAVSIAPRIWFAYHLARVRYSLFGHGNDFGLALIALWVFAQINPSLPMLGNVFISQVVRKPFLPPPPDVFNWLESAAVMLNLLMLGSLLLMLLRERRHAVIGVVLLLCAVSLTKFVAAAALLKSWALFLWLNSEAMLGIASGLLLLAAALLLPLRGVRGLAWFSCAAYLLLTHWVLDDSAPSSAMPLYQWRYLHLLNYNGLTQTVALVFPFLLLAYLWHRRNEQDDAI from the coding sequence ATGATCGAGGTGTTTGAGCGCCAGCACGCCGCCGAACTTCCCGATTTGCCGCACACCCGTTTGCGGCTCTATCTGCTGGCGACCTATATCCTGTTCATCGTCTATGTGAGCCTATCCCCATTCTCGCATTGGAAGGATTTGGGGCTGTCGTTTCATGATGTGTTGGTCGCGCCGCTGCTTCAGACCTACACGTGGTTCGATGCGCTCGTCAACGTGCTGGCATATCTGCCGCTGGGTTTGCTGCTGGGCTTGATCCTGCGTGCCTATCTGGGCACAGGATGGAGCGTTGTGCTGGCACTGTTAGGCGGTGCTGCCTTGTCGAGCATGATGGAATTCACTCAGCTTTTCCTGCCCTCACGCACCAGTTCCAACCTCGATCTGCTGACCAATGTCGGCGGGACTTTGGGCGGTGCGCTGCTGGCGGTAAGTATCGCTCCACGCATTTGGTTCGCCTATCACTTGGCTCGCGTACGCTATAGTTTGTTCGGTCATGGCAATGATTTTGGTCTGGCATTGATCGCCTTGTGGGTGTTTGCTCAGATCAATCCTTCGCTGCCCATGTTGGGTAACGTATTCATTAGCCAAGTGGTACGCAAACCATTCTTGCCTCCGCCGCCGGATGTGTTCAATTGGCTGGAAAGTGCTGCGGTCATGCTCAACTTATTGATGCTGGGAAGCTTGCTGTTGATGTTGCTGCGAGAACGTCGTCACGCGGTGATCGGCGTGGTACTGCTGCTGTGCGCCGTGTCACTGACCAAATTCGTCGCGGCGGCAGCCTTGCTCAAGTCTTGGGCGCTGTTCCTTTGGCTCAACAGCGAAGCCATGCTCGGCATCGCGTCTGGTCTGCTGCTGCTGGCGGCAGCGCTGTTACTACCTTTGCGCGGTGTGCGCGGACTGGCTTGGTTCAGTTGCGCTGCCTATCTGCTGCTGACCCATTGGGTGTTGGACGATTCTGCGCCGTCATCGGCCATGCCCTTGTACCAATGGCGCTATCTGCATCTGCTCAATTACAACGGCTTGACGCAAACGGTGGCGCTGGTATTTCCCTTTCTGTTGCTGGCGTACTTGTGGCATCGGCGGAATGAGCAGGACGACGCGATATAA
- a CDS encoding ABC transporter permease → MHFTDLLRLTTSSFLSYRMRSFLTGLGIAVGVAAVILLTSIGEGLQRFVLAEFSQFGTHLISIQPGKTQTQGGSVGIFGSVRQLSLEDAAALARLPQVEALDPTVTGNAEVRANTRSRRTMVYGVGGNMLNVWKMKVDSGQFLPADDAEQARAFVVLGSKVRTEIFGAENPLGAYLHVGGVRYRVIGVMESKGQMLGFDLDDAVYVPTARAMELFNRPGLMEIHLTYPENMSLERVEEAIRSVLIARHGREDFTLTSQQQAMEVLGSVLDVLTFAVGALGGISLVVGGVGIITIMTMAVAERTGEIGLLRALGAQQKQVLALFLGEAMLLAAAGGLAGLLLGVGIAQGLHAIFPALPVHTPLGFAVLAESSAIIIGLFAGVMPARRAAKLDPVEALRTE, encoded by the coding sequence ATGCACTTCACTGACCTGCTTCGTCTGACCACGTCCAGTTTCCTGTCCTACCGGATGCGCAGTTTCCTCACTGGGCTGGGCATTGCGGTGGGGGTGGCGGCGGTGATCTTGCTGACCTCCATCGGAGAGGGTTTGCAGCGTTTCGTGTTGGCTGAGTTCTCGCAGTTCGGCACGCATCTCATCTCTATTCAGCCGGGCAAGACACAGACGCAGGGTGGCAGCGTGGGTATCTTCGGCTCGGTGCGGCAGTTGTCGTTGGAGGATGCGGCGGCGCTGGCGCGCTTACCGCAGGTCGAGGCGCTTGATCCGACAGTCACGGGCAATGCGGAAGTGCGGGCGAACACCCGCAGCCGCCGCACGATGGTGTATGGCGTGGGCGGGAACATGCTTAACGTGTGGAAGATGAAGGTGGACAGCGGCCAGTTCCTGCCTGCCGACGATGCTGAGCAGGCGCGTGCTTTTGTGGTGCTGGGTTCCAAGGTGCGAACCGAGATCTTTGGTGCCGAGAATCCGCTGGGAGCGTATCTGCATGTGGGCGGCGTGCGTTATCGGGTGATCGGCGTGATGGAGTCCAAAGGGCAGATGCTGGGTTTCGATCTTGACGATGCGGTGTACGTGCCCACGGCGCGGGCGATGGAGTTGTTCAACCGTCCCGGCCTGATGGAGATCCACCTGACCTACCCCGAGAACATGTCGCTGGAGCGGGTGGAAGAGGCGATCCGCAGCGTGCTGATCGCCCGCCACGGGCGCGAAGATTTCACGCTGACTTCGCAACAACAAGCGATGGAGGTGCTCGGTTCGGTGCTGGATGTGCTGACCTTCGCAGTGGGAGCGCTGGGCGGCATCTCGTTGGTGGTCGGCGGTGTCGGCATTATCACCATCATGACCATGGCGGTGGCCGAGCGCACGGGCGAGATCGGCTTGCTGCGAGCCTTGGGCGCACAGCAAAAGCAAGTGCTGGCGCTGTTCCTCGGCGAAGCGATGTTATTGGCGGCGGCGGGTGGATTGGCTGGATTGTTGCTCGGTGTCGGTATCGCGCAGGGTTTGCATGCGATCTTTCCAGCGCTGCCGGTACACACGCCACTGGGCTTTGCCGTACTGGCGGAAAGTAGCGCGATCATCATCGGTCTGTTCGCCGGTGTCATGCCCGCCCGCCGCGCGGCCAAGCTCGATCCAGTGGAAGCGCTGCGCACCGAGTAG
- a CDS encoding DsbC family protein, whose amino-acid sequence MLKSLVTVLLLLAAVCAYAGEVEVKVALEKNYPQVGKVMQVNKSPILGLYEVVTESQLFYTDDKVSYLIVGNMIELKSMRNLTEERAKVLFALDFKKLPFELAVKKVKGDGSRKLAYFTDPNCGYCKKLERELQKVNNVTLYMFLYPIFPGSDEKVQGVLCSKDKVKAWDDLMLSGIQPAAATCATPTAKVQELARRLRLQGTPALIFADGQLVPGFLPASELEKALQ is encoded by the coding sequence ATGTTGAAATCGCTCGTTACTGTGCTGTTATTGCTTGCTGCCGTGTGTGCCTACGCCGGTGAGGTCGAAGTGAAAGTTGCGTTGGAAAAGAACTATCCGCAAGTGGGTAAAGTGATGCAAGTCAATAAGTCGCCCATCCTCGGACTATACGAGGTGGTGACGGAAAGCCAGTTGTTTTACACCGACGACAAGGTGTCGTATCTGATCGTTGGCAATATGATCGAGCTGAAATCGATGCGCAATCTTACGGAGGAACGAGCTAAGGTTCTGTTCGCCCTTGATTTCAAAAAATTACCCTTCGAATTGGCGGTAAAGAAGGTCAAGGGCGACGGCAGTCGCAAACTAGCTTACTTCACTGATCCAAACTGCGGCTATTGCAAGAAGCTGGAGCGCGAGTTGCAGAAGGTCAATAACGTCACTTTGTATATGTTCTTGTATCCGATCTTTCCCGGCTCGGATGAGAAGGTTCAAGGCGTTTTGTGTAGCAAGGATAAGGTCAAAGCGTGGGATGACTTGATGTTGAGCGGCATCCAGCCCGCTGCTGCGACCTGTGCTACGCCGACCGCCAAAGTCCAAGAGTTGGCACGGAGATTGCGCTTACAAGGCACACCAGCATTGATCTTCGCTGACGGCCAACTGGTGCCGGGCTTTTTGCCCGCGTCTGAATTGGAAAAAGCCTTGCAATGA
- a CDS encoding ABC transporter permease: MRLDIFALPRLSRRFFPIWQRHFLVWRKIAAASVIGHIADPMIYMIGLGYGLGSLVPEMGGTSYMLFLAGGTVCYSTMNSASFEALYSGFARMHEQRTWEAILNTPVTLDDIVLSEILWAATKSLMAGLAVLGVIWLFGLSHTWLALWVIPLSLLVGLCFASLGLIMTALAPSYDFFLYYFTLVITPMMMLCGVFFPVAQLPEVLQTVSAILPLSHAIDLARPLLSGTVPAQVQLHLWVLITYTLAGYYTSLVLFRRRLGR; this comes from the coding sequence ATGCGTCTTGATATTTTTGCCCTTCCGCGACTGAGTCGCCGCTTCTTCCCCATCTGGCAGCGGCACTTTCTTGTCTGGCGCAAGATCGCGGCGGCATCGGTGATCGGGCATATTGCCGATCCGATGATCTACATGATCGGGCTGGGCTACGGCCTTGGTAGCTTGGTGCCGGAGATGGGTGGCACCTCGTACATGCTTTTCCTCGCGGGTGGGACGGTGTGCTACAGCACCATGAACAGCGCCAGCTTCGAAGCACTGTATTCCGGCTTCGCACGGATGCACGAGCAGCGCACCTGGGAGGCGATCCTCAACACGCCAGTGACGCTAGATGACATCGTGCTATCCGAGATTCTGTGGGCGGCGACTAAGAGTCTGATGGCGGGCTTGGCGGTGCTCGGCGTGATCTGGTTGTTTGGCCTATCACACACTTGGCTGGCGCTGTGGGTGATCCCGCTGTCGCTGTTGGTGGGGCTGTGCTTCGCTAGTTTGGGACTCATCATGACCGCGCTTGCTCCCAGCTACGATTTCTTCTTGTATTACTTCACGCTAGTCATCACCCCGATGATGATGCTGTGCGGCGTGTTCTTTCCCGTGGCGCAACTACCGGAAGTCTTGCAGACGGTTTCCGCCATTCTGCCGCTGTCCCACGCCATCGATCTCGCCCGTCCGCTGCTCAGCGGAACGGTTCCGGCGCAAGTACAGCTGCACCTCTGGGTGCTGATCACATATACGCTGGCAGGTTACTACACCTCACTGGTGCTTTTCCGGCGACGGCTGGGGCGGTAA